From Spodoptera frugiperda isolate SF20-4 chromosome 27, AGI-APGP_CSIRO_Sfru_2.0, whole genome shotgun sequence:
GTGCCTCGCGGACAGTGTCCCCTAACGAGCCGACCGACTTCTCGGAAGAACCGCCGAACGAGGCTCGCGTTTCAATCAGACCAATTACAGGCGAAGCACGCCGCTTATTTTTTCTCACGCGTCGCGGCACAAGTCGCGACCGCTCATAATCTCATCTCACGAAGCTCCGACAGATCGACACCACGCTCCTAAATAGATCACACCTTCGAATTAACTACGtcgatatttattattgaattctTTACATACACGATTGAATTTTTTACACATCCCGCCATCGTGAATGTTCAGTGTTCATATGCATCATCTTTATGTACCTACGTAGTGTACCTAGCTGCCTACACATATGTTAATTCTCTGAGTCATGCCGTTCATAACTGCCAACTGCCAATAGATACCAATTAAATATATCGTGTTAGTAGTATCGTCATAATATCTTTTACCTTTTATACTTACACAATACAGACGCACCACaccacaaataaatatttagtttaccTACAAAATGTAGGTGGGTATACCTTGAATAGAGTACAAAACAGTTAAACACCTGAAATatgaaactataaataaaaatctctttTATTAACAGCTAACACAGGtagattgaaaataattttacttttagtaaCATTATTCAAGTAAATATTTCTGGCGTAGTAGCTAAAATTGACTTCGTAGCACTTTCGTAGACCCGCTACGAATTATCGTAGATGCTCGAATTAAGCCGGTCGCCCACATTTTTGTGATAATTTCTATTTCGATAAAGTAAAACGACCGATTGCAGATCATTGTAATCGTGGAGTTATCAAGTATATTTCGAATGTTTCGCATTTTATCGCAATAACGGTACATATAATGCATACGTAGAACaggtactaaaaatattatactcatCTTACAACCACTCATCCAACTGTATCTAATAGAAGTCGGCTccaattaattaagtttttatctaAATCTTGGTGTAGCTAGTCGATGGAATCTAGTGTATTAACCTGTAATGTTTAGCTCGGTGTATAAAGCAAGTGTTAATGTCGGGGAGAGCTGGCGCGAGGCGCGAGCGGTGTGGTGTGTGACCACTTCAGACTTGTATCGTACTCGTAGACGAGTGTGAGTGAACAATCGGTTAGATTTGATTGTTGAGGTTGTTGGCGGTTGGCGGGCACGGCTGCGCGGGCGCACAGGCTGGAGCAAAAAGAGCACGTCCTGGCATCCGAGCGGCTTTAATGCGGGGTTCTCGCGGTCgagcgcgccgccgcccgcgccgctcagCGCTCACCCATAAAACCTGCACGTTCTCACATCCACACTACCACTGTAAACGTTTATTATAATTGAAGCATAAGTTTACGACCGCGGTGCCAGTTTGTCAAAAGACTATTCAATATTGCGTTTACGgttaaaatttaactttaatgAGAACTATTACAGACACAATCAAGTCCGATATCATAAAGTTATTGGATGTTTGATTGTGAGCTGATGCGGTCGGTTCTGCTTTAGAAAAGGGTTTATATACTCGGTACTACGTGTGTTATAAAGAGCTACTCTATTTAAACTTCTAATAATAAATCGTGGAatgctagtttctgagatattcaacattttcggtttttgtaaaaaaatcccgaattgactacaaacacttcaataaataaaaaaatactggtttgatttgttgttttaaattttattggttgccaatacatcagttatcatttattaatactaataatggcataaatatcattcgttttaaaatagcatgtaaattcataccaaattttgttttgtttcactaatttggtcaatagaaaacatgatttatttcaaaaaaatatatgacactaaccgtacaaactattagaaaaacttccttggtttgttagctacccagaaacataaaattatttacaaaattctcaaaaacaaatgaattaattgatgataagtagagtgtaaagagaaaagctcaattacaaaaacatcttattttgttaaattttgttCAATGTGACCTTCCTTACGACTAAAACATGCCCGAatatgcttccttatctctatgacggacactcttggactgaatatgcgtcttatttcgtcactatcttcaaatatgtaaAGAGAAGAAACTCGATACACGGCCAACTCCGTCTGCATAAACAAGGGCTTTcttgtaaaaatcaaccggcgttaggtacTGGACACCGTGCATGCCATGGTGTTGGACCCCCTGCCAATATAACACGTGGGAATCGAGATAtcctaccattgccgcacagtagttcgatagtgcgctggaCAAACTATCACAAATTTCATTATTAGCTCCCAAAATagtcaacaaaatccgaaaaagcaAAACCATCATAAACAGTTTTATCGGATACggtttttcaaatgtttttcaaatgtttggatgggtatcataaataattacctacttaattgaCTGTACTTTTTATCtaacaatttaaatgttaagaaatatgaatattttttaaggaatgagctaAATTTGGGCCATTGTTTtagatttgaatttagaaacaaaacaCGAATTTATTCGAACACGAGtccagcgcactatcgaactactgtgcggcaatggtaggTATCTCGATTCCCACGTGTTATAAGGGGGTCCAACACCATTGCACGGTGAgtacctaacgccggttgatttttacaagAAACTTGTTTATGCGACGGAgttggccgtgtatcgaattTCTTCtctaaaacatatttgaaaatggtgacgaaattagacgcatattcagtccaagagtgtcCGTCATAGAGATGAAGcatgttcgggcatgtatttgTCGTAGGGGAGGTcacattgaacaaaattttgcaaaatcagatgtttttgtaattgagCTTTTcatctttacactctacttaaaacaattaattcctttgtttttgagaattttataaataattttatctgggtagctaataaaccatggaagtttttctaatagtttgtacggttagtgtcatacattttttttgaaataaacatgttttctattgaccaaattagtgaaacaaaacaaaatttggtatgaatttacatgctattttaaaacgaatgatatttacattattagtaTTAACAATTGATAATATGTATTGGCAAccaataaaagtaaatcaaaccagtatttttttatttattgaagtgtttgtagtcaattcgggatttttttcaaaaatatgttgaatatctcagaaactagccactttccgcccaaggacctctgggctaattttgtaggaaatagttgtattatcacctatCGAGAGGAATACGACGAATTataagtcaccctgtatactcGGTACTACGTGTGTTATAAAGAGCTACTCTATTTAAACTTCTAATAATAAATCGTGGAATGCTTTAATCTGTTAAAGGAAATTATTGTTTAGAATATGAGGAATGAGCTTATTAGCACGAGCGCGCGTTGTTTGCTGATCtcacggcgcggcgcgcggcgctgcATGTTTCCGGTGCAAATGAAACTTCCCCTGCGAACTAATGCGACAAAACAAAACGACCGCCTGTGTGCACTACCTATCTTgctttatgtactttctaacacTTCATACTTCGTGCAGATTTATCTATAATAACACGACATAAAAGATTTaaatgcattatttttaaaacctttaaaaacaaaaatggccTTCAGGGATATGACTGTGTTCTCAAGTCAATGGTAGTAAAAATAAGGAATGAATTACATGCCAGAACTATTACTATTCTGAAATTATTGATGTCTAAGTAGGGGTTACTTTGgtaatatagtttatttttactgtCACTCATGGAGATAAGTGCATGTGTTGAGTGACACCTAGGTTAGAACAGAAATTGTGTTAACGAGCGCGCGCGCACGATAACCTCAGTGCACACGAGTGAAGGTGCAGCGCGCAGCCGCATGCGCCGGCTCGTTAGAAAATTGTGTCACTTAGCTACCTTAATATCACGCCAACGTATTACCCACATTCCTTCACTTTTACCTCTTCATCGAAGAAAGGCTGTGTTTACATCCACACTTGCACAGCTTCCGAAAAACTTGAACTACCATGTTTTGAGTTCTAGCAAAAAATTGTTTGTGGAGCAATCACTATTATTAAAGAGTTCGCCACTAAAAGGTACCCTCAACGGTAATAAAATTCCAATGAGTACGCGTTGAACAACTCGACATATGCGGGCGATGGCCGTGAGGACGaaaaaaatgagaaattttGTGGTTAGGAACATCACGACGTGGAACGCGGCCTGAGAGCCTGAGCAGTCGAGTCCATTGTGCTACCACACGCTGTCGCCACGCCTAGCTACACGTAAAGGCTCATCTTACAGCATTTGAAAACTATTAAGCTAGGAAACTTTAATCATTATGTACTTGTTTGTCACCTTATCGGTTAATATTCCGACAAAACTTCACAAGTCAACTGTCAGTATAATCATTTTACAGGAATGCGCTGATGGTTACAATATTACGTAACAATTGCGATATCGTACATGCCCAACACGTTTTGTACGCTCACAGCAAATTTCGTATTCAATACTGCACTTCTGAGGTTTTCATCGATGACTGTCTCCAATTAGGCTTAGTAATAATATCTATCTACCTCGCAGGTTACCGTGCAGTTGCTACATAGCCGCTAACATTAAAACATTGTATACGATACGGTAGTTTACCTTCACAACGCGTTAAAATTTCAATTCGTCGTTACTTTTTAATAACCACTAGTAAGACTGTTCCCATCCGCATCTGGAAAATTCCAAAGTTGTTTAGTCTCATAAGCTTAGTGGCCACGCGACACCGAGTCATTGTTTGATTCTAATAGCGGCGCAGTCACACCGTTCGATGAAATTGGATAAAGCATGGGAACCGAGTGTGGAATTCAGCGAGTGTGTTGCGGGCAACGAGGGCTGTTTGCATAGCTCGCTTTATTGGCTGTAACGTGGTTCGATAACTGCTGCGGCCGCCGCACCCGGCCCGCCGCCGGCCGCCGGTCCTCCACTCTAATGAACACTCGCCTGCAACTTTACGAGCTGCATTCCATCCGTCTCGGGTGGACGGTGGACCGACTCCACACATGTGAGCGCTGCGCTAGCTGTGTACGACTGTACTGTGTACTAGCCATAGCCAGTCAGCGCTCGCTCTCCAACAGTCTCACCGGTACACACGAATCGCTCATCTAATTTATGTGATCAGCTGATAGGACACAACTACATGTCACATTGCAACTACTTAAACCAAACAGTACATTTCAGGCACATGTATTacgttttcttaataaaattcaGAACAACAGACAAGATCTAAATCCGCCTTCAACACCTACTTTTGCGGTGAACATTTTATGAATGCATTGTTTTCGAAGAGCTTTTTAACCAGTCACAACTTCACAAGTTAAACGATAGAacgaataagtatttattttcatttcgcGGTCGACCCGCATACTGGCGTTAGTAACCGCTTTTACTCACCTACTCTTTTTAGCCCATGTGTCAACGTCAACGTTATAAATATTGTTCTCTATTCGCAAAATGTCgctatttgtatttatttattgaataaatcagATAGCGTCATTGTAACATCGTGTTGCATACTCACACATACACAGTCCCGATTTAATTCGACTTCCAGTGATGAtacttcattcattcataaacatGATATGCGAAGAATCTATATGCCCTAACTGCTGTCCCTTGCTTAACAAATACCGACTCTAAGTTCATCGGTGTGAGAGATATAGTTGATCGAAAGAAAAGCAACAACCGGGCCGCCGCGGTCGACCCCGTCGATTGAGTTAAGTAAACATCGAGTATTATCTGTCAACGGACATGCAACGCGTACATGTACGAGTGTATACGTACACAAAATAATCAACTTATTCATGAAACGGTCGTTCAAATATTGGGGATATTCTACGGCGACACTTCTTACCTACacatattagtatagatattaagCGCAATTTTggtattattgtataaaaatcaaacattatGTTGTCAAAGTTATATTCAATTTAGGTCACCAGTAACTTAGTTCTCAAAAGATAACAATTCGATAAGTTCAACAGGTTTGTCGTTTTTGATTCCATGGCTATTTGTCTTACTTTACCAAAGACCTCTGAAAACTGAATTCAGTTAAATAGACGAAAATCTTGGTCACTCATAgttcttattgttatttatcGGAGAAAGAGAACTTTGTTTCCAGTTTGAATGAGACTAAACAAAACATGGACTAAAACTGTAACATTGTTCATTTGATTGCACAACATAGCACCGGGGACTACCTACGCGCCGTTCCGGGAAGTCGAGCAAAACTCGGCGTGTTAGTGATTATAGCGGCGGATGTGGCGACAGGAATGCTATTTTATTATCCAACCGATATTGACCTTTTCGGTATTACGACTGATAAATCTAATGGAatataaagtacctatttgATGAACGTTGTTTCGTTGTTAACAGAGTTGGGAGCTGCTGGTGCTGTCGAAGCTAAAGTGGGACGTCGCGGGAGTGACAGCTCACGACTTCCTGCCGCTGCTGCTCTCGCGGCTACCGCTGCGTGGCCTCGTCAACACCGAGATGGTGCACAGACACGCGCAGACTTTCATCTCGCTAGCTGCTAGAGGTAAGCATTTCTACATCCTGACTGTACGTCAGCTGAAACCTGCTTTCAGAACACACGAGATGgacaaaaatatccaaaaacttgcgtacaaatatgtagttattgCGTCTGAGACAGGACCGTGTCTCCCAAAGATAGTTCTCTTGTCATGAATGAGAATACATCATGTAACGTTTTGTTTGCAACGGCAGACAGTAATTAGCATCTAGATACCACGTCATGTCACGACACAGTCGTCTTGCGCTGCGGACCGCGTTGGTCTATGGACACGTGTCACTGAACCTTTACTTCGAAATAGGAACTTCTCTACTACTTTTCtcataattatacttttaatttttgtcaCATTTTCCGTAACCAGACAATTCTGCAGTGCGGAATTCTGTTACGTCTGTTGGCATTTATTTCTTTCCAAATGGTATCaattgttttaacattttatcaCTGTAGATAAATTACACGCCAGCATTGTTAATCAGGGCCTCTTTGCCACAGCATTAAATGCAAAGTAATATGTATgagttttgaaattaaattcgtTGCAGAagcttatatgtataaaataaaccaaataaaaatattactgcgAAGTTAAACTTGTTTATTAGGTAGTAACTGGATATGAAATGCCTATTTGTTAGGTATAGGTTGTTAGGTTATGGTATAGGTGAATATATTATTAGGAGAGATGGTTATCGTCTGGCGGCGGCCGGCGGCTAGCAGAGAGCGTAGCGAGATGTGAATAGGTTTGTTTACAGTGAGGGCGCTCGCGCAGGCTCGGGCGGTGTGTGTGTCCTGGCAGCGGCCGCGCCGGCGCCTCCCACGCCGCTCGCCCGAGCGCATTCCAGCACGCCTCGGGACTCCCGCCCCCGCGCGCCCCGACCCTCCCCCGCTACCCTCATGGGATCATATGTTTTTGTGCAACGGTTTTTGTTGTTCGCCGCCGCTGTCGTATTGTTTTTTGTTCAAGAAGTTCACGCTCCAGCTCTTTTATTTCACTTGCTTCTCGGATATCATCTCTCACTTGTGAGTCCAAGGCGAATTAAATCTCCTTCACTAATGTATCCGATCGAGTGCGCCACATTACACATTTCCATTTATGAAATATTGATTGTCTTGAAACTTCGAAGTAATTCAGGAATGAATGAGCATGTCactataaaatgaatattacaaaagCCCCATTACCTTTGATGGATTTTCTGGATCTATTGGGCAGCCTACGTATAGGTAACTACATAAATGAGGCGTGTGTGCTGTCTACACATACTACCCTCCAGGCGAGGCGGTGAGACCGCGTAGACTTGTCGTTTCGCGGTATCGAGCGAGCCCGCATTATGTATCATTATTTGAATGGCACAATTTACTCTGGAATCATAACTCGTGGggatattaaatttgtaatgggTTATTTTAATGCTGACAACTCTCGCTGGTCCTCCCAATGATGATGAATATGATGATAAgttatacatacctatgtaccttcttattttatttttattaaaaacctaCATTCTTTCCTGCGGCTTCGTTAACTTATTTTTGAAAAGGTATGAATAATGTTGAAGTGGTTCTCATGTGTGGTATGTGAGGTGTGACGCGGCCTATATTGCGCGAGACAGGTATCTTATCTGCGTCGGACTATTATTCTTTCACATGTGAGCACTGCTCGTTGGATAGCAGTCGCCGTAGACGATGTCACGGTGGTTACGCGGCATTTCCTCCAGTGACCAATAAAGAAAGATAGCTTAATTTTTATAACCTTATTAATTGGATGTACCATTTTTGGAGGTAATGCCATTCCATCTTAAGAGACGATCCTTCGTGTCTTGCTCAGCTTGCGACCACCAGATTAACGCACTATTGTGAATTTTAATAGTCGAGTAGTTGTCGATTTGAACCATTTCAGTTCCCTTCTCAACGAATAGGTATGGTACCTACGAACAATCCGGCCTTGTGGGATCGTTCACCTCGCGAATCGACTATTGCGCGTGCTACTAGTACCTGTGCCGACGAcacctattataatatgtaggcAGTTACTTAGTTCTCAAGGGCAATAATATGACGGAATTTGACTATTATATCACCGCCGTCAGAATTTAATTGAAAGACTGAGATTCTTTTAGATtccttttgtaatttttaaccTTAGAAATTCTAATGACGagaaataacttaataaaagaACGTTAAGTCATTTAActggaataataaattaactcaTCATGAACTCGATTCGAGCAACGAACTTTTAAAGTGATACAGAAGCGAGAAACGGATGTACCGATCCCCGCGCGTAGACAGGCCATACTTGGCCACGGCCTGTCTACGAGGGGCACACAGCACACAGTACAcaactttattaatttacatacacacCAAAGTGCAGTGGGACCGACGTCGCTGTGCCACTTCCTCTAGAAAGTGTACATTAGTGTTATTAGCTCGTGATGAAGCAGCGCCGTCACGACTAATAAGGACGCGCTCGCTTCCGCTACGTGTGTGTCCTGCGCCGTGCAGCCGCGCACAGCACAGCTCCAGCCTAGCACGCCGGGCTGCACGGCTACATAGCGCAGGCATCACGCTCAGCAATCAAAGTGACTGGTGATCTTGATGCGCTCGTGACAAAGGGGCTGCTCGTCGGCAGGGCCGGCCGGCTCGGACGCGCACCGGGTACTGGCCTGTTTGATTAACATCAGATTATGCAAATACCTCGAGTGAGCGGCCGCTTTCGTTGTTTCATCTCTCTCTTTTTATTCGTTCCCTTTATCTCGGGTATGCCGacatgcaaattaaaaaaaatgaaaataaatcttttaaatgaGCTGAAAGAGTGTTCGATATCCATACATTGGTCGGTATAATAGAGTCTACTTAATGATGAATGGAGGGTTCTTGTAGGCTTCACTCGTATTATTGTCTGCGTCTTCCAGTTAGTGGGCATTCGTGGTGCCTCGCATCCTTGCGGAGGTTCTTATCTTAGTCCTGTAGAAGCGTGGGAACTTGTTTTATGTTTTGCGTGTACTTATCGAAACACCACTTATAAAAGCTTGACTGTAACGTACTTTAGTACAATTGAAACCATAGTATTTggtaagtactaagtacttataagtattgtattgttaacaATAACTTGACAAGGTCGGGCAGCTTATTTTCCTCCTTTATTATCGGAAGCAGCTATGTGTGGTGAACTAAATAACTGCTGATAAATACTTTGAAATATAGTTTTGATTTTCACAATGAACTAAAGAAACTCGTTGCAACCGTTGACCTTACAATCAGGTGTCATCATAATCTATGTTTATAGTTTTCTACCTACTTTCTTAGGTGCTACATTACACATAATAGACATATTTGAAAACAAAGAAAGGGACTGAAAGAAACTATTGGTAGTGTAAAGTAACGATGATATCGCAGAAATTTCGATTGTATTTGCGTCATAGTAggtagcgcgcacagacgaacagacaaacagacaaacagacaaacagacaaacagacaaacagacaattaCCAAGACCTGCATTGATTTCCAACTCGAAAACAAAGAAAGGGACTGAAAGAAACTATTGGTAGTGTAAAGTAACGATGATATCGCAGAAATTTCGATTGTATTTGCGTCATAGTAGGTACTTAGACCTGCATTGATTTCCaacgttaaattgaaaattgacGAGAATATCTTAATGACAttgaattatgaataattaGTCATAGTATTCAGattcatattcataataattcaataaaggTTTTCATATAAGTTTAAATTGAATGTTCAGTATTTTCCTGTTTGTTTTTCACGGTCTGGATGTCTGGTAGACATACACATATAATAGAAACCACATCCAATGTTCGTTGGATACCAGCCCCCATACACGTACATGCGAGCCTACCTACATATATGATGTATGGTATAATGGTTTTGCCAAAGTAAGCCCGTGAGAAATATTCAAGTGAGGCGAAGGAGCGAGCCTGTGGAATGCGGCCGCGAGGGCGGGTGCCGGCTCCTTTGAGGCTGCACTCTCCACAGGAGACTGACAACCTGCGCGAGAGAGAAAGGAACATTTCTTTTGCCGGATATGCCCCACTCCTCTAGCCTCTACGGCCGCCCGTCGCCGTATTCGCACCGTCTACGGACGACTACATGAAAGCTAATGCGCTACACTTTACCTACCTCCAACTGCAATTTTACAGTCGGCTTTAAATGTATTGATAGAAGTACTATGGCAGgaaaattagtttaatttattcacTAGTGAGCTGATCCATATCCTATTGcggttttattaaacaaacggtcctgttttaattacataataataagagCGTTGAagtaacaaacaatttaattgaTCTAACAATAGAGAGATGACGGATTAATAAATTAGGTTAAGAATGATGAGTGCGGTCGGCACAGTTTTAATGGATGGTGTGTTTGTTGTAGACTACGAGTTCACGCTGTACTCGGCGAGCACACTGGCGTCGTGCAGCATCGCGGCGGCACTGCGCGGCCTCGGCCTCGACGGCCATCTGCCGCGGCTGCATGAACTCACGCGCATTGATTTGGTAAGTTGTATTAAAAATagcataacatacataatattgattacaTTACAAGGTTCCAATGAGATATCCTGTCCATTTTCTTGCAAATCTCCTAACGTTATAATGTTTTGCAGGACTGTCTCCAAACATGCCTGGAGCAGATAGAGGAGATGGTGCAGCACATGATCGAGGAGGGCAACACAGGGAACCCAAACGGGCAGGCGCGCGAGGCCGCGGCCTGGACGCCGCCGCCGACGCAGGACAAGAGCCACAGTAACGCCGCCACGCCCACCGACGTGCGCGACGTGCACTTCTGAACTGCGCTCCACGTCCACCGCCGTCCCGTGCCCCACGGACGATTGCTTTAATTACGGTGCATTAGTACGAAAATACTTTAAACTATCATGTTCAAGATGCCCGTGATCAAGGACTGAACCCAAGACTGACAATCATATGTCTCTAACGTAGGTAATTTTGTACGTATCTTACTAATCGCAACTTGcgcatac
This genomic window contains:
- the LOC118263535 gene encoding G1/S-specific cyclin-D3; this encodes MELLCAERVSPDSGDVGRAPPAVRAHRAAAPDPVLLRRRVLDNLLRTEERYAVTANYFGTVQTEVTPHMRRLVAEWMLEVCEDQGCQEEVFPLAISYLDRFLSVCAVSKSQVQLLGTACLLLASKLREPGSRALPAELLVFYTANSITLADLCSWELLVLSKLKWDVAGVTAHDFLPLLLSRLPLRGLVNTEMVHRHAQTFISLAARDYEFTLYSASTLASCSIAAALRGLGLDGHLPRLHELTRIDLDCLQTCLEQIEEMVQHMIEEGNTGNPNGQAREAAAWTPPPTQDKSHSNAATPTDVRDVHF